Part of the Oligoflexia bacterium genome is shown below.
CATTTATCATTTAGATCGCGGCTATGAAAACCTAGAAAAGAAACTTCAAAGCTTAGGCGCATCGATTCAGCGAGTTCCTTAAATTTTGTCGGAGGGCATAAAAAAACCGTCTCAGTTTCGATGGGGATGGAGCCTGAGACGGCTAACTTCAATACAAAACAGGGGATTGGTTACTTGAGTGCTGCGCTGACACTCATCGGAACGATGGCTGGGGAGCCATTGTTCTGAACAACAACATAACCGGAAATTCTTACGAGGTTACCTTGGAAGTGCTCAAGAGGTAATCGAGGGGCGATTACCTGAAGTGTTTCACTGCCATTTTTAATAACGTATCCGCGATCTGTGTAGTAGGCTAAGTTGCCTTTAAAACTTTGTTTTAAGGAAGTTAGTTCCTCATCTTCTTTTTTTACATGTGGAGCTGTGTACTTAAGATTAACCTCTTCGCCGACATAATTTTCAAACTCTAATGTATATGTGCGGCCGGGAATCGCGCGAACAGATTGTAAGTCATAAACTAAATCGAAATCTTGAATGACTTGTGCGCAAATTCCAGTGTTAGGTACTGTTAAAACTGCGAGTTGTATAACGTGGGAATACGCATCTACTTTAAGTATTCGTACCAAAGCTTTTTCATGACACGGATTCGGCGCTGTTGCATGAATTGAGAGAACACCTCGTTCAGCATCTAATTTAACACTCTCTATATGTGCAGTGCCGTGATCGACTTTGTGGTCTGCAGCCTTTGCGAAGCCTGAGATTGCTAGTACGGTTGCGATATAAACTAAGATCAATATTCTTTTTGTTGCCATTTTCTTTACCCTCACGGGTACTCACTAGAGCAACCGCTGTGCCAATAATTTACACACTTAATGAAGAATTTATTTGATTTGGCGCGTGACGCACTGCTTTAGTGGTTCCAGAGTTGGTTTGAATTAAACTTGTGCCTAGTTTCAATTTGGAACTTTGCACGCACGGAGGACCCATGTCGGAACTAGAGAATTGTCTGTTTTGCAAGATCGTGAAAGGGCTGATTCCCTCTCAGAAGGTATATGAAGATGAGAAGATCCTAGCGTTTAAAGACATCTCAGCTCAAGCCCCCATTCATTATCTTTTTATTCCAAAGAAGCACTACCAAAGTCTTGCGGATGTACCACTTAGTGAAATGTCAATAATGACGGAGCTCTTCACAGCTATGCGTAAGGTTGCTGATCAAGAGGGTGTTTCTGTAGGTGGTTTTCGAAACGTTATTAATACCCGGAAACAGGGTGGCCAGACTGTGGACCATCTGCACGTGCACCTGTTGGGCGGACGCTTAATGGGGGGGGATATGACGGGAGCTTAAAAGGTTTTCTCACCAACTCTTTTCTAAAAGTAAAATGCAGGCGATCACAAAACTCTAATAAATGAATGAAATGCTTGCGGCCAATTTTAAAAAAGTCACGAGCATGATCAAGGGTGAGTTCTTCGTGTTTTTGAAAGTGAGATTCAAGCCAATTTAAAAGTTCATTGTAATGATCATTATGTAAAAAGTGATTTGCCTTCACATGTTTTACAAAATGAGCCTTCACTAATGTATGGGCTCGATCTAGTTCATCTTCTTTAACAAAACCTTCCCATTTTTTTTCTTCTAGTTCACGAAGAAGTCTTTCATCAATCATTTTGGGTTTTTCGGGTTTCACTTGTGGAATATTTTTTCGAAATAGATCGACGTATTGTTTTACTTCTTCATTGGGTAGGCCAAGTCGTAATGCCCAATCTTCAAGATCATATTTTTCTGAGCCTTCACTCTCACGACACCATTTAATAAACTCACGTGTATCTTGTGGTGGTGCGCTTTTAATTTGTCTAGTTGGAAGATACGCATCAAGTACATTACCCGCGGCAACTGTTTGGCCAAGACCTTCGATTCTCTCAGGTAAACGAACCACGAGTTTATCACCACGCATAATGGGTGCTGGCATTTCTAGATACGCGCGCCAAAAACCTTTGGGGTGTAATCGTAATTTTGCTTGTAGGCATAAGGTGCCCACTTGAATTGTAGCTGTGAATTGTTTTTTCTGTTCAATCGCCCAATCGAGATTAAGCGCAAGGCTTCGTGCAAGGGGAGGTAGTTTTTCTTGAAATAATAAAACACTTCCACGCGGAACTTCTTCGGGTGAAACGCCATCTAAACCAAAAGCTACTCTACCCGCTGTTAACCATTTCTGTGGAGCAAAGTGTTCATGTCTTATGGTCTTAACAACTACGGGGCGTGGCTTTTTATTATTTGAGAGCCAAATAAGGCCGCGAGTTCCTGTTTCAATTTCACCCTCAGAAAATGAACCAGTAACAATAGAGCCCGCACCGTTGATGGTGAATATACGATCAAGAAAGAAGCGGTTATAAAAATGATTTGTGATTTGGCGAATTGGTTTAAAAAAAGTTTTTATTTTATTAATAGCATCGTGACGCGGAATATGATGAGAGACCAAAAGAAGTTCAGTTCTTACGTCGGGTAAAAAAAGCTTTTGGGCTTGTTCATATATTTCACTGGCTTGGTACTGAGCATCTTCTTTGGTGTCGGTGAGATCAGTTTTTGTCACAACGATCATGACTTGTTTTGTGCCTAGCCAATTTAGAATGCGAATATGCTCTAGGGTTTGTTCTTGGATTCCTTCATTCATTGCGATGATCAGACAGGCGCCGTCTACAGCACTTTGTCCAGCTACGAGGTGTTTAATGAAACTTTCGTGACCGGGACAATCAATAAATGAAATTCCAGGCACAGAAGCAAAACCAAGGTCTAGTGTCATGCCGCGAGTTTTCTCTTCGGGCAGACGATCGGGATCAAGGCCAGTTAGATATTTAACAAAGGTAGACTTACCATGATCAACGTGACCCGCTGTGGCAAGTATTAGGGATCTCACAACAATCATTGAACACTCCAGGTGCATACCATAAACTTGAGTGAATGGTAGCACAAGTCAAAAAATGGATTGTTAGAAGTTCTGACGGGCATATCTACGGCCCTTTTGAGGCGCACAAAGTTGGAGAACTTTTAGGCAAGGGTGTATTTTCTGGAGAAGAACAAGTTGCGATTTATCCAGCAGGTGATTGGATACCAATGTCTTCTGAAACAGAACTTTATAATTTAGTTCTGCAAGCACTGAGTGGAAGTTCGCCTAAAGCTCCACAATCTCAAAATCCACCAACTCAACAAAATCCAAAAGATCCAATAACACAAACCGGGACACAAACCGGAACAGGAAGTGTTTCTACAAGGCGGCTTAAAAATACTCAGCGCACAAAAACTGTAAAAATTGCAGATGAAGATGTAAGTCGCATCGATGTGCCACCATTTAAAAAACCCCAAGTCCCTACAGGGCAAAATAATCAACAACATAAAAATCAGCAGGTAAATCATCAGCCCATTGAATTGAGTGATAAGAAAAAAATAAAACGAAAACAAGTTACTCTTGTTCCTTTAATATTTTTAGCTCTTGCGGGTGTGCTCTTTTATTTTGCGTTTAATTATCCAAAATTAAATTCAAAGCGAAGTGCCATAAGCTTACTTCGACCGCAGATTTCAAAAAACAATGATCCTGCAAAATCAAAAGAGTTGGTAAATAAGGGTTGGGGGTATTTTTATAAAGATACCTATACAAATTATGTGCGTGCAGCTGAATCATTTGTTTTGGCGATTGAGGCTTCGCCCGCAAATGCTGAGGCGATATTAATGCTTCTCATGGCTGATCTTGAGCTCTGGCCGTTTGCAAAACAAGACAGTGGTGATCAAAGTACTGTCCAGGGTTTGTTGCAACTTATTGCTAAGGCTGATCCCTACGGTACACAAAGAAGTATTGCTGCAGCGATTGTTGATATTATTCTGAGTCGCGACGCAGAGGCGGGTGCAAAGATTGATGCAAGTCTTCAGACTCAGCCGGGGGAGGGGCGACTTTATGCGCTTAAGGGCCATCTCTTTTTTAACTCAGGTGAGTATCAACAAAGTATCGCCTACTACCAAAAAACTGCGTCACTACTTACGAGTTGGGTTAAATCAAATTACATGACGGGTGTTAATCATAGTAAGGCGGGTCTTGCTGGGCCTGCTCAGCAATTTTTAATTCAAGCATTAAAAATGAATCCAAGTCATGCGGCTGCGCGATTGGAGCTGGGAATAGTTGAAGCGAAGTATTTTAATCACGATGAAAAAGCACGTGAGTATTTAACTGTTGCACTTGATTCTAACGAAAAGATATTGCCCGCAAACGAAGCTCGTGGGCGTATTTATTTGGCGATGCTTCTTGCGAAGTCAGGTGATAAAACGCGCAGTAAAAAAGAAGCAGAAAAAGCCTTGGCATTAAGTCCGTCTGATCCAGAGATTAAAGATCTTGTCTCTCGTTTTGCTGGGGGTGGTGTTAGTCCGGTATCATCGGGTGATGATCGTCAGCACATGAATATTGGTGATCAATATATGCGCA
Proteins encoded:
- a CDS encoding histidine triad nucleotide-binding protein, whose translation is MSELENCLFCKIVKGLIPSQKVYEDEKILAFKDISAQAPIHYLFIPKKHYQSLADVPLSEMSIMTELFTAMRKVADQEGVSVGGFRNVINTRKQGGQTVDHLHVHLLGGRLMGGDMTGA
- a CDS encoding SelB C-terminal domain-containing protein, with the translated sequence MRSLILATAGHVDHGKSTFVKYLTGLDPDRLPEEKTRGMTLDLGFASVPGISFIDCPGHESFIKHLVAGQSAVDGACLIIAMNEGIQEQTLEHIRILNWLGTKQVMIVVTKTDLTDTKEDAQYQASEIYEQAQKLFLPDVRTELLLVSHHIPRHDAINKIKTFFKPIRQITNHFYNRFFLDRIFTINGAGSIVTGSFSEGEIETGTRGLIWLSNNKKPRPVVVKTIRHEHFAPQKWLTAGRVAFGLDGVSPEEVPRGSVLLFQEKLPPLARSLALNLDWAIEQKKQFTATIQVGTLCLQAKLRLHPKGFWRAYLEMPAPIMRGDKLVVRLPERIEGLGQTVAAGNVLDAYLPTRQIKSAPPQDTREFIKWCRESEGSEKYDLEDWALRLGLPNEEVKQYVDLFRKNIPQVKPEKPKMIDERLLRELEEKKWEGFVKEDELDRAHTLVKAHFVKHVKANHFLHNDHYNELLNWLESHFQKHEELTLDHARDFFKIGRKHFIHLLEFCDRLHFTFRKELVRKPFKLPSYPPPLSVRPTGARADGPQSGHPVSGY
- a CDS encoding tetratricopeptide repeat protein, giving the protein MVAQVKKWIVRSSDGHIYGPFEAHKVGELLGKGVFSGEEQVAIYPAGDWIPMSSETELYNLVLQALSGSSPKAPQSQNPPTQQNPKDPITQTGTQTGTGSVSTRRLKNTQRTKTVKIADEDVSRIDVPPFKKPQVPTGQNNQQHKNQQVNHQPIELSDKKKIKRKQVTLVPLIFLALAGVLFYFAFNYPKLNSKRSAISLLRPQISKNNDPAKSKELVNKGWGYFYKDTYTNYVRAAESFVLAIEASPANAEAILMLLMADLELWPFAKQDSGDQSTVQGLLQLIAKADPYGTQRSIAAAIVDIILSRDAEAGAKIDASLQTQPGEGRLYALKGHLFFNSGEYQQSIAYYQKTASLLTSWVKSNYMTGVNHSKAGLAGPAQQFLIQALKMNPSHAAARLELGIVEAKYFNHDEKAREYLTVALDSNEKILPANEARGRIYLAMLLAKSGDKTRSKKEAEKALALSPSDPEIKDLVSRFAGGGVSPVSSGDDRQHMNIGDQYMRTNNYLAAQAQFKSAFSLNPKNARAAVRAAEALWGLHQSAGAIEYLQKAIAADPKFITSYTLLSDYKAQRFDFDGATRALEMALRVNQKSYEVYRGYAQLFLRRADYSSAEVYANRSLQLYETDVKTNEMMGRIQLAKKDVVKALQYSKRAIDLDPSNAEAQVEYARAKATYEGVKGASNYLNQLIEKYPMQLTYRVGLAEILLTDEQYAPARQILEQVVAADNMHKEAYLLLGDALFLSNELEAALSNYLSSARVDPSDPAGLFRAGELYLKAKRPADAEKQFKLVIQINPLFPRAYFNMARAHYDMGTGDLALKDLEQEKKMNPKLADPYEFSGDILLASRKYQLATKDYQKAAEIRPLGAAIYVKLAKAYRGQGSLDAALAMLRLASAKESGVAEIYKEQGAIFETKGMASEAVSSYKRYLQLDPSPPDKEAVLSKIRELE